From Mercenaria mercenaria strain notata chromosome 17, MADL_Memer_1, whole genome shotgun sequence, the proteins below share one genomic window:
- the LOC123536228 gene encoding vitamin D3 receptor A-like, with protein sequence MTDLLQPMDTTATIPQRRKRNSEGKKTGSGSPYTSVPLPPCKVCGGNATGYHFGVITCEACKAFFRRALLHKHNYKCIKDDNCEITDKKLGNCSACRLRKCFDIGMSKGGVRRGRYSIAIRTQAILEAKAREAETTVSELVPVKKQRLDSTEENNLDASPDSGIALDVFDGLLDLDLTEFTITVEDIKQEVKPVFVENHELEFLIDAIMSCQEAVYPNLKKHYKYARVMEQQHYKLYEQFTLKEEVFGDLFGTQTNFVSTEEYQQIFAETGLDLDDRLTVFNNKGKSMEENIAQYVNFAKLVPGFKTLNPKDVSKLLKAAHMEFYMLGNYMLCNGKLGVCSSSDGTSQVRKDDMVKFFDKEILDTILEYSDRIKLLNLTLEEIALVRLIALTYTDRCILSDPQRIQHLQEKYVECLQYYLSKTSQNPGQRIYQLFNLLLSLRDVTHLNVKANKKFLNEWDFVMHDYPLWKEMLSYDGE encoded by the exons ATGACGGATTTACTCCAGCCGATGGACACTACCGCTACCATACCACAGCGGCGAAAGAGAAATAGCGAGGGGAAGAAGACCGGCAGCGGGTCTCCATATACCTCCGTACCCCTTCCCCCGTGTAAAGTATGTGGAGGAAATGCGACCGGGTATCATTTTGGTGTAATCACATGCGAGGCTTGCAAG gCGTTTTTCCGCCGAGCGTTGCTTCATAAACATAACTACAAGTGTATCAAGGACGACAACTGTGAAATTACTGACAAGAAACTTGGAAACTGCTCCGCTTGTCGTCTTAGAAAATGCTTTGACATAGGCATGTCTAAAGGAG GTGTACGTCGCGGACGTTATTCTATTGCTATCCGGACGCAAGCCATACTTGAAGCGAAAGCTCGAGAGGCAGAAACTACCGTCTCGGAACTTGTACCAGTCAAGAAACAGCGCCTAGACTCGACAGAAGAGAACAATTTAGACGCTTCACCTGATTCAGGAATAGCGCTTGACGTATTTGACGGACTCCTAGACTTAG ATCTCACCGAATTCACTATTACGGTTGAGGACATCAAACAGGAAGTGAAACCAGTTTTTGTAGAGAATCACGAGCTAGAGTTTCTGATTGACGCAATAATGTCGTGTCAAGAGGCTGTATATCCAAATCTCAAGAAACACTACAAGTACGCTCGTGTGATGGAACAACAGCACTACAAGCTATAT GAGCAGTTTACACTGAAAGAAGAAGTGTTTGGCGACCTGTTCGGGACTCAGACTAATTTTGTCTCTACGGAGGAGTATCAACAGATATTTGCTGAGACCGGCCTTGATCTGGACGATCGATTGACAGTGTTTAACAATAAAGGGAAGTCGATGGAAGAAAATATCGCCCAATATGTCAACTTCGCTAAACTGGTTCCAGGTTTTAAGACTTTAAATCCAAAGGACGTCTCTAAACTTTTAAAAG CTGCACATATGGAATTCTACATGCTTGGAAACTATATGTTGTGTAATGGGAAACTAGGGGTGTGTAGTAGCTCTGATGGAACATCACAAGTAAGGAAAGATGACATGGTTAAGTTCTTTGACAAAGAGATCCTCGACACCATCCTGGAGTATTCTGACAGAATTAAATTGCTGAATCTAACATTAGAGGAGATAGCCCTTGTCAGATTGATCGCTCTTACGTATACAG atcGCTGTATCTTGTCTGACCCACAGAGGATCCAACATCTTCAAGAGAAATATGTTGAATGTTTGCAGTACTATCTAAGTAAGACCAGCCAAAACCCCGGACAACGCATCTACCAACTGTTTAACTTGCTGCTGTCACTGCGCGACGTCACTCATCTAAATgtcaaagcaaacaaaaaattcTTAAACGAATGGGACTTTGTTATGCACGATTATCCATTGTGGAAAGAAATGCTCTCATATGACGGCGAGTGA